The window ACCACAGCACAGCAGATTGCTTGGTTCCTTTGTTGTTACCTGCGACACTGTGATGCTGCATTTCTTAGCCAGCTCTTCTTTGGCCTCCTCGCTGGGATAGGGGTTACTGAGGTGGGAGTAAAAGTACTCGTTTAGGATCTCGGTCGCCTGTTTGTTGAAGTTCCTCCTCTTTCGCCTGGAAGATAAAAAATGGGGGACGGACAAAATagagatttatttaaaaaagaaacgtgTTAAACCAATCACTCTCCATTTAAATCAGGATAGTTAAATATAAACAGCGTTGCAACACTAAAGAACGGTAATTAAAAGCTCctcaaatgcatttatttgaacGTGACTAACGTGAAAATCCAGCTAAACACACAATAGAATCCACCTGGGCCAATATTAACCCAAATAAATAGAtatttctgaaaataaaaagcccATCGGAGCAGTAAAggtcagtcatgtcagtgttgcacacacacacacacacacacacacacacacacctggcatCGAGGAAGCGCGAGCGCAGGATCATGACGGCCTCGCAGGTGCTCTGTTTCAGCTGCAtctggatggagctgaacttgCGGTGGATGATGCTGACCATGCGCTCGATCTCTTTGGGCGAGATGGGTCGGGTGCGAGACTGCTCCCTCAGCAGGTTCATCACATGGGTGGTGAACTCATTGCACGCCtggatgcacagacagacaggattcATAAAAAGAGGAACTATCATGGAGGCTCAACGCCTTCACACAGAACAAAAGGGTGAAATTGGATTCGGCGCCTTCGCTGGCGGGCCTCTGGCCGCGTGGAAGTAGTTCTGACAGTATAACGGGCGCTGGAGGTAATAAAAGTAGTCTAGATTAAAGCAGCCCACACCGCGCGCTGTTTCACGCCCAGCAAATGGAGCAGTGGAGTCGTTCAGTGGGGGCTCTGAACACTAAAAAGACTTTTCTTCAATGGAAGAGAAAATGTGACATGTGAAGAGAAATCTAAGATGACAGCCTGCTTTCAGTCCCGTTAACGTTCAAGAGGTTTAaactgtctgcctctctcttttTACTCCGTCGTTCAGTCCACCttgttctgtctctgtctgaaTCCGTCACTGGATATGACGGCGTTCAGAGTCAAGGTGTCTGTTGCTTGTCAACACCGGGGTTACGTCAGTCAAAGTGATGCACCGAGCAGCCGTTCTGCTCGCGCGCACACGCGCCAGGCACTACTCACTCATACGCGCCGCCGCCAGGCGTACGCGGCACGGTGACACAAAAATGCTCAGGTGTGTATCGACTGTGACAGTAAGCGACGACCAGCCGTCCTCGGAGAAGATTTGACAAACGCTTTGACTTCTGAGGGAATGACAAGACGTTACAGTCTTTGCAAAAGAGCTGGCGTGTGACCGACGTAATGGCTGCTCGCCTGCTGCAGATAGCGTCTCTGAAAGCGCGGCGTGTCGTCAGCTGATTTCTAGTGCATTATACTTCGTTAAGAATTCTCTGGGTAATGGTCCCCCGTCCTTTGTGCCAAAGTATTCCTATTTAGGGTCACAGACAGAAGTTCCTCCAGCGTGCATTGGACAAAGACTAATCACTCTCATTCTCTTAACTCAGGGGAATTTAGAGTCTTCAATTGAGGAAACAAAGGACCTTCAGGGGGAACATGTCAActccataaaaaaaacagaggatCAATACAAAGTATCAATGTCTCTCTTTTTTCCTGCATTTATCCGTTTTATTTTGTTACCATAGAACAGGACATGTTCTTTTTGcctgctcctctctgcagtgAGAGTATCACCACTACATCTTCCGTCTCCTCCAAGAAGACAGTAAACACGTTTGCAATTGAATTATGTCAAGCCACATATTTTTGCATGTCAAAAACGTAACATATTATAAAGTTTAAAAtcactgacattttttttaaagttttgccTCTGTCCATATCCACCACCAGTCGGGACGATGTCCAACTTTTTCAGTAGTTgcacatttaaacagaaaagaGAAATTTACAATTACAACACATCCTGCAGTTGAACACCTGCGTAGTGGGAGGATTTTGGAAGAGGAGAGAACATGGACATGAACTTTCTCAACTGTCATGAAATAATATTTGGAGTGTAAACACTGAGGTACAACAGGGCATTCCACAAACATCGATTGTGACAcaacagtcagtgtgtttacatgatggtataattcgaatctttgcttagtcggactgtgcgatctttcggggggaggtgctattatcccaatatacatggcagtgaataaatagaatcattggccgaaagcacgtcatatctgatacgataggtggcgctgttttcattacaggtAGTGGtcatacagccatttccgcttgaccgcttcaccactaccaacaacaacattaggagaaagatggcgagcggagagcgaggtgaagctacgtccctctactatgtgtgtgtgatgttaataggagcacagcgaatggcgctatcagctgatttgataacggagagaagacgccgtcgggatctcaagcatgcgcaaagacgcaaagtccagttcctcatccgattcaccgtcacatgccgcaatagtctaACTGGATCGGGCCGAGTTATCCAggcgtgttagtcggatcgtagtcggaccgcacgtaGTCGGACAAAAGTGTTTACGTGAAACGGATcgttcgatttcagtccgactaagccagttattcgaatccatgtaaccacgctgactcaAAATAGTGCTGGCTCATTCCTagaatgggggggggttgtatcaCGGTCTAAAATCCACATTTACGGTATGTTACAtgcgtttttttgtctttctttccaaaCATGAATGTGTTATAAGAGGCTAAACAGCAGAGAATAATAACTGAGAAAGTTCTCTTCCTCCCCACCTGCTCGTATTTCTCCAGCTCTGTGTGGTAGATTTGTCGAATCTGAGACAGCTTGGCCCGGTAGTCGGTGTGCTCTACTGAGTTGTCGGCGCCGATGCCGCCGGTGGCCGCGGCAGCGGCCGCGGCGGCCGCCGACCCGCCGCCTTTCTCGGGCCCGGCCACGCCCTCCGCCAGCAGCATGTTGTCTAGTCGCATCAGCTGAGGATCtggcggctcctcctcctgggcGCCACGGATACTGAGCACTGTGGAGGACAGGAGAAGATGGCTGTTTACCTGGCTGCTCAAAAGGAGGAGCAAGGTGCGATCATTCTTCTGTGACTGAAAGAGAGTCTGGACTCCGGCGAACCAAATGAACTCCCTGAAATATGGCCGTCGATTTTGAATAGTTCAAGTCTGGGCCGTAAAACCCTGCAGCGGCACGGAGGCTGGCAGCTCGGCAGGATCATAAAACTATCATTTCGTCCACTCTGACTCGTGTAAAACAAGAAATATGTTAACGCAGTTCATCGTTCATTGTTCCCCTTGTGCCTCCAGATATGTTAGCTGGCCTTAATATCGTCTCAAacagaaaagtaaaataataaccACGGAAAAAGTATAATAAAGATTAAAATTCCTCATTTTACGGTTAATCATTTTaacactgagaaaaaaaagatctcatCTTGGCACGCGCCGTTATTTTCCATTGCTTCAACAATATAAATACTTACTAAACTACCACACGAGCATCACACCTGGAACAACAGGGCTGTCTTCATTTAGCAGGACTGAGGATGCTTTTTACGACTGACTGTTTAAGTTTGGGCCTTTTGAACCTGCACATATTCACCCACCCGCAGGCACCAAGCTCCTAACTGACCCTCAGCTCCCATTGTGCCAACACGACAACGACTGTCAGACACGCACAACAAAACATGTAGTATTGCACACGTCCACCGACTCAGATGTTCTGAGATATAACATGTGACCAAGTCTCAATCTGTGCAAAAAACGATTTGAATCCAGCCAGTCCAACTACATCGTGGAGTAACAAACATGCAGGTACATCTGCGTGAGGTTGCATTTAAAGAGGAGCTTGCAGTGCCCTGCCTCTTTCTGCCACCAGAAGGCTCCCTCGGTAAAGCAACTGCCTGTCCTGGTTTTCCTCTGAGGTGCTGAGAGCCGCCGACCAGGTGCAGCCTCCATTCCAGCCACTGTCTTCAAGGACAAAGACGAAGCTCGCGCCGCCACGACATCTAATCCGTGCAGCATTCAGACCGTTTCAGGAACATCTCGTACCCCCCCTGCATGTCTCACGGTGGCCGTAGAAGGTGAGGGGCAAGTGACAGGCTGTGTTGACGGAGCAGCAAAGACACATTGTGGTCCACAGTCCCAGCGACGGCTCTTTTGTAACGAGGACGTAAGGTGGAGTCGCCCTGTGACCTTTGTGGCGAGCGGGGGGTCCAGATGGGTTCCCGGGGACGCACGAGGAGCTTGTCTACCCTGGTCTTCCTCTTCGCgaccctcccccttcctcccttcctcccttccccaACTCCTTTTTCcttgcctctttttttcccctcctctggCAATAACATCATCCATTCCCATCAGCTCCAACACGTGAGCGGGCTCAGCTCAAGAGCCAAATGTCAATGGCTATCAGACGGCTGCAAAAGGTCAGGAGTTCAGACGGGGAGCAGACGCATGTGTGCGTGGGAGCGTGTGCACATGTGCTGCTGGATGAGAATGTGGGGTATTTTTCAGGTAAATCACACCAGCGGGAAATTATAACACTCGCCAATTTCCTTTTGACGAAATAGAGGCACATCCCGACCAGAGGGGGAATAAAATGAGCCTAAGAGTGATTTATTCATTCCCTCCCAAGTCTCAGAGTGCACCACTAAAAGCATGAAatggattaaataaatacaattaataaGGAAAATCACTAAGGAACAATTCACTGTGCTGTGGCATAATTACCCCAACCAAAGCCAtcagctttatttatttctgttcgGTAATGGCAATGAAATCGATTAGACCTTGATGCCAGTCCGAGTGCTCGTTGTGGACCCTGAAACCAGACCGTACATTAACGCAACCACTGACGGAGAGGAGGACCCTCTATTACAATACATCACATATTCAGACCCCGTCATGCACACCTCCTAGTCTATTACTGTACCAACAAAGGAACCGGGTCCGTCCTGCCCTGAGATCCCCTTATTCCAGGGACAGCCACAGATTGCTATCTATAAAAGGACGATGGGTATCGTCTCATCTTGATCATTACCGACAGACTTAATTGAACAATGAGAGGACACAATTCTCCCTCTCGGTCGCTtcctacctccctccctccctccctgcctccttcCCCCCTATCCTTTGTGCACGCTCTTGTATAATTCCTTCCCTGAGATGTGGAGCACTAAACCCAAAAAGGCAaggcataaaaaataaatgcgcATCATAACAAATCCCCGAGCCCTTTCCTGAATAATGGATGGAATTCTAAGAATaagcctttgttttgtttattgactAAATTAATTTCTGCTGTTTTACTTCCTTAGGGGTAGGCTCATACCCGCCGCCACACGGCCGGCTGTGTGCAGACAACGGGAGTGTAAATAAACGCGGCGATTAAGCTTCCCACACATACAGGGGGAACcagggtgcacacacacacacgcacacgcaaacacacaacgcGAACGGACGCTttgagcacacagacacagcttTGCACATTGGCAGGCTCCCCCAAGCGCCCGGCCTGGCGCCCTGCGAgtgcttttaaatgaaaacatgctTAATTAATGATGTCGAGGTATTCTGCCGCAATTAGGAAGATTTACGGTCAAACAAGGCAAGCGGCGACGTCCCTGACAGCTACGATGGAAGTTTACCCTCCCCGCCTCTGACTGGCAGCGAGCAGCCAACGCTGGACTGGATCCATTTCCCATCAATACAGTAATGCAATACACTCCGCAGTTTAGTGTATACGCGCCTTTGTGCGCACACGCCTGCGCGCGCGCGTCCTTCCCTGCCTGCTGCTCGTCCACATCACATGACCCCCAGAGAGGGGCAGGCAGTGGCTGAGCTCCGTATTGATCGTGTGGGCGCACGTCGTCCAGGGTTTCAGCAGTTAATAAATCAGGCCTGCTCCTGACAcaaccctgcgtgtgtgtgtgtgtgtgtgtgtgtgtgtgtgtgtgtgtgtgcgtgtgtgtgggcctgTCACAGACCAGTCAGCAGGAGTGAAAGCGACAGCCACATGATAATATAACATCACCACCATTCATCCCTGCCGCACAGCATTctgagacaaaacaacaacaacctgggAACCTGAAAAAGAAGCAGCGTGATTTACAGCAGACATGACAAGTATCAccagtgcacccccccccccccccctctgcaggaAGGGGTTCAGCATCCTGCACTCATCTGCATTTAATGCAAGACCCGTTCATTGTTTCACACTGACCCGCACACCACAGAGCCGGGCTATTATCATTACCgagaacactaaatgaatattgtgTTACATTACGTCTAATCTGTATGCGTGGCCATTTCTGCAAGGCTGAATCCGggatttaataaagaatagGCAATCAGTATGAAATTACTAATCATACCTCGCTGCCGTGAAAAACAATTGGCGTCACTTGAGTCGCGGTGGGCCAGAGACTGCGATAAGTAAAACCAAAAACGCTTGAGTCGATCCGTCAAGACTTGTCACGTGATCCCGCCACGTAGTCACGCGTAGAATTGCGCTCGCACAGGATCTGTAAACAATGCGTGGCGTCAGTGTCCACCCCGGGGGGGCTTCGACCACACGAAATATTCTTGTGAAATGGACACAAAAATGTTATTGAGATTGAAACCCTGCCCTGACTTTAAAAGGTGTTAGTATGTAACACTAGAACTGTGCATGTGGTTGTTTGTACTAAATCTAATCCCAGCTCCTATAGAGGAAGATCCGTCTTCTTGACGTTACTGATCGTCCAAATATCCAGTGAAAACGCTGCCGCCATGTCAACGCCGCGTTATTTCCAGTCTTAAAATGCTCCGTACTGCAAGCTGCAGACTAGATTTGTGATCTATCCAGGAACTCATCTGAAACTTTCTCAGGCCCAAAACGTTCTCTCCATCGCCACGAAAACGGGGAGCTGCGCGTCCTCGGCACACAAGGGCATCGTCGTGAAGCAGCTCAATGTCTTATCAGCCATCTTAAGTATCGTGTGCAGAAAGGCTCGGGTGTCGTATCTGACACTGGGTTGGGGgatggggggtcggggggggggggggcggcaccaCGGACAAGGAAAAGCACCGAGGAAATACtggggggggacagagaggcCGAGATGAGGAGACGAGGACGGTGCAGGCAAGGAGGTGAGAGAGTGATGGAGGGAAAATGAAAGGCGAAAAATAGAAATGGAATGGGAAAGCGAGgtgtcaattaaaaaaatgaacccCAGCGCATTTTGGAGGTGACAGCTGGTGGGAGACGGGCTGACAGGCGTCACATTAGGCGGATTTGGTGGCCGCTCCCCTcatcccctccttttttttccttcttttctccctcctctccctctctggcttTCTCCACTGGCCGTCGGAAGTGAGGCACGAACTCAGCTTGGTGTTTTTCAGAACAAGTTCCCCCTGCAGCTACTCCTAATAACGGTAATTATCTTCATCATCTGAGGCTTAAGCAGGCCAGTTTGAGGCCTGGGGGTCCGGCCCGATAATGAGGCAGCCAgcgccagaggaggagaccattcAGAGCACCGCCCCGCCACCAACGGAGAGCACCCCCATTTAAAGGCcttcattaaaataattcattatGCAAAAGAGGCAATACATTATGCCTGTAGCTGTCAGGCTTTCTtaggtgtttatatatatatatggagagaaaaggaaaagactcAGTACATCACTAACTGGCGATTAATATCATTTCACAAGGGCCCCGTAGAGTTTTTGGACCTGGGATGTCACCATTTGAGTCAAAGACAGGTGGTTTCGTTTGAGTGACAACGACCTCGATCGATCGGAGCTGAACGGGCTGCACGGAAGATACAACACAACTAAACCAAAAACTGTACATTCCAATATTCTGgttatataaatattaataatcatttttctgtcatatatatatatattgcagcACCATCAGCTGTTTGTCCACAACATGAGACAGACCAATGTCACATTGTCTTTTTCAAATAAACAAGAGACATTTCTATTCATTGTGGTTGGATCCTCTTTAACACATGAATATGCACAAACATTATTGGTctgtattaaaaatgtaaaagaattgAAGGGCTCATCACCCAGTTAGAACATATTCCAAAATTAATCGTCCGTTGGCTTTTTCCTGCTTCAAACTATCGTTATTATATCAACGTTTTAAAATCTTAAAGTCGGCCTCTGGGAAATATtagtattgtttttcttttaatccaCTCCCTCCAATGTATCCAATTGTCATCAACTTAATCGGCAAATAAATGGCTCTGATGAAATGCCAGGCGCCAGAGTGACGCTGTCCCGGGCAGCGGCTGGTGAGGAGGTGACGTGTGAAGCGCCGGTGAGCCAAGAGGAGATGGTCCATGACCGCTGACGTTCTGCCCTCGCTGCTGCCCTACAAGCCCTCCCCACGCACCGCAGACAAGGTCCAGTAACACAAAGCTCCTCGAGTCCCCGTGGtgcgtgttcctgtgtgtgGCACATTTCATAAGGCTCCGCTCTTTGACTGGTGATGAGTTTATGCGAAGGTAATTAACGGTAATTAATCCTTAATTACAGCAATTAGCAGAGTCGCAGTAAATTAAGCCACATCTGGAGGCACGGAGCGGGGCCAGACGCGTAGGGGTGGGCTTTTTTTTGACAAAGCGGGGAGGCCTCGGAAGACGACGTGACGTTGGGTTGTTTAGGTCTCCGTCCCTGCCCCGGGGCGCGCGGGACGGGGCAGCGTCTGACGAACGCGCGCGGCTGAGGGAGGAGGTTCATTTTCCGAAAACAGAAATTGCTTTCCTCATCCCTTAAGCTACCACGCAAGGACGCCCACCATATGGCCCTTCGCAGACAATAGCGCCGGGGGTTCTGCTTCGCCGTGCTCGGCTTCACTCGACAACATGCATTTTACACGACGTCGCTCCGTCGTCTTGTACTTTGCTTCCCCCGGAAGAGCGAAAAATGACACCGGCGGTGGTGTACAGGATACAGCCTGGAGAGGAGAATCACATTATTATTGCCCTGTACTGCAGGGGCGCCCGGCATGCGACGGCTCTGCTAAAGTGAATCCTTCGGAAATGTTGCAGCGCTCCCTCATCCGCTTGTCCAATTACCTCTTTCACAGCAATTGGTTATTTACGCCAgcttagttcttttttttttttccacccgcATTCTGCGGATAGCGGGTTGGTGGGGTTAATTATTTGAATTCTGATGAGGCCGCTGTAATAAGGACGGCAGCCTTCTTCTGGGGAGAATATGATTACGGTATTTCCATATTTGGAGAAAGAACATTATGCAAGTTGCCTAAATGGATGGAATAAAACTACAGATCCATTGGAGATTGACTTTAGGTTAACCTTAATATTTATACGGCACACTGCTTTAACAGGGAAATTCAAAAACAGCACATCGTTTGAAAATGGGTCATGTGGTTCAACTGTACTCTGCTCTTGAAAAAGATTCTGAGTGCTTACTTAGATTATACCGCGATGCATTCTATCTCCAGTGGGAGCAATGTCTTCCATGATGACAATGCTCCTCTCCATAAAGCACAAGTGGTCACTGAGTGCCACCATAATGCTGTTAGCCATACGCCAATACGTCTTCTGCAAATAGATATTATCCGATTGTCCTTTCTATATTTAGACGCGATCCAAACTGTCCCTACCTATATACAGTATCTGTGCATCTCAGGTCAACTAAGTGTTACAGCGGGAGTACAGATCCGCCCGGatgatgaaaatgaattgaCATGTAAGGTCAGCTGTGATATTACTGTCCCGTAATGCATTTGTCTTTGCCTCCAATATGTTTTGGAGACCAACTCAAAGGTTGTGTCTCATGGCTGATGTCACACAGCAGGAACCCTGAAGCTTCCCACTAGTTAAGATCACATCCAACAGAACTACAACGGACGCCTTTGTGAAAAGGCTAAAAATATCAGCTCACAGTCGGTGCCGTGCGGGTCGAGCGGGATGACTGAGAAAACGAAAAGATGCGGctggacttttttttcatttattgatCACACAATGTTTGATTATTCACTGTGAAGTCCAGGGCTGCCGCTGACAATTATTTACATTATCGATCAATctgcagattattattattctgtcaATTGATTTTTTGGTTTATAAAATATCAGAAAAAGCACAGTTTGTGAATGAATTTGAAACATAAAAGTATCAAATCGACTATTTTTTTGGAAATGTTCcgaaaaaaagatatttaagatctgattgtaaaagaaaaacagcaaatattgGACATTAAATGAATTGACAAATCAAGTACTTTGTTTGCGTATGGTTGAAATATACTGCTATTAGTGAATTTGCGATTCATGGAATGAACTTCAAGAGTTAAAAGTCAAGCGCCGTGTCTGCAGGGGGAGCGACGCCATCCAAACATTAGATGTGAGAGATACGGCAACACGAGGGATTTGTTCCAGCAGGAAATATATTCTCTCTCCGCATTTATCAGAGAGCTTCCCACGAAGGCAGCATAAGTGGAACTGGCTTTGTTTTGGTACGTGAGAAGTTCGATTGGGTTCTGTCGCAGCTACGAAAATCCCTTTGAGGTCGACTGTTTGGCCG is drawn from Gasterosteus aculeatus chromosome 3, fGasAcu3.hap1.1, whole genome shotgun sequence and contains these coding sequences:
- the pbx1a gene encoding pre-B-cell leukemia homeobox 1a isoform X3; protein product: MMDEQPRLMHSHGVGMAGHPGLAQHMQDGTAGTDGEGRKQDIGDILQQIMTITDQSLDEAQARKHALNCHRMKPALFNVLCEIKEKTVLSIRGAQEEEPPDPQLMRLDNMLLAEGVAGPEKGGGSAAAAAAAAATGGIGADNSVEHTDYRAKLSQIRQIYHTELEKYEQLDIVPTGGGYGQRQNFKKNACNEFTTHVMNLLREQSRTRPISPKEIERMVSIIHRKFSSIQMQLKQSTCEAVMILRSRFLDARRKRRNFNKQATEILNEYFYSHLSNPYPSEEAKEELAKKCSITVSQVSNWFGNKRIRYKKNIGKFQEEANMYAARTAVSATSVSAHGSQANSPSTPNSAGGYPSPCYQPDRRIQ
- the pbx1a gene encoding pre-B-cell leukemia homeobox 1a isoform X4, with amino-acid sequence MMDEQPRLMHSHGVGMAGHPGLAQHMQDGTAGTDGEGRKQDIGDILQQIMTITDQSLDEAQARKHALNCHRMKPALFNVLCEIKEKTVLSIRGAQEEEPPDPQLMRLDNMLLAEGVAGPEKGGGSAAAAAAAAATGGIGADNSVEHTDYRAKLSQIRQIYHTELEKYEQACNEFTTHVMNLLREQSRTRPISPKEIERMVSIIHRKFSSIQMQLKQSTCEAVMILRSRFLDARRKRRNFNKQATEILNEYFYSHLSNPYPSEEAKEELAKKCSITVSQVSNWFGNKRIRYKKNIGKFQEEANMYAARTAVSATSVSAHGSQANSPSTPNSAGGYPSPCYQPDRRIQ